The following proteins are co-located in the Bosea sp. AS-1 genome:
- a CDS encoding MFS transporter yields MTQLVGTHPDPDAASASSTLSGRRAVIAAIVGNTLEWYDFAVYGFFALTLAKLFFPAGDPTVSLLLTVATFGVGFIMRPIGALVLGTLADRRGRKVALSLTILLMALGTAMIGLAPTYATAGAWAPAIIVLARLIQGFSAGGEIGGATAFLVEHAPPARRGLYASWQQASQAGALLLGSLTGALLTGLLPPADVEAWGWRVPFLLGLLIAPVGLFIRFHVSETDAFKAILRERATQSEASFSPLRDTLGEHRSAVIAGFGITIAWTVCTYFFLVTMPTYAVRQLGVPQSASFLANSVGLVLIVILAPVFGAWSDKIGRRPIMLASACGILLLCWPLLFWLTQQPNVVNLVLAQVIFAVLIAGFSGPAPAAMAELYPPAMRSTGLSIAYNLAVTIFGGFAPFITTWLIVQTGSPLAPAWYVMLAASISLTTLIASSSLIRGPSER; encoded by the coding sequence ATGACGCAGCTCGTCGGCACTCATCCCGATCCGGATGCCGCATCCGCCTCCAGCACGCTCTCGGGTCGGCGAGCGGTGATCGCCGCCATCGTCGGCAACACGCTGGAGTGGTACGATTTTGCAGTCTACGGTTTCTTTGCGCTGACGCTCGCCAAGCTTTTCTTCCCGGCTGGCGACCCTACCGTCTCGCTGCTCCTCACCGTTGCCACCTTCGGCGTCGGCTTCATCATGCGCCCGATCGGCGCGCTCGTCCTGGGGACGCTCGCTGATCGGCGCGGACGCAAAGTGGCGCTCTCGCTGACCATTCTCCTGATGGCGCTGGGTACGGCGATGATCGGCCTTGCGCCGACCTATGCGACGGCGGGAGCCTGGGCGCCCGCGATCATCGTTCTCGCGCGGCTGATCCAGGGCTTCTCCGCCGGCGGCGAGATCGGCGGCGCGACCGCCTTCCTCGTCGAGCACGCTCCACCGGCGCGTCGCGGGCTCTATGCGAGCTGGCAGCAGGCGAGCCAGGCCGGAGCGCTCCTCCTCGGTTCGCTGACCGGCGCATTGCTGACCGGCCTCCTGCCTCCGGCCGATGTCGAGGCCTGGGGCTGGCGGGTCCCGTTTCTGCTCGGCCTACTGATCGCGCCGGTCGGTCTCTTCATCCGTTTCCACGTCAGCGAGACGGACGCCTTCAAAGCGATCCTGCGTGAGCGTGCGACCCAGTCCGAAGCCTCATTCTCGCCGCTGCGTGATACGCTCGGCGAGCACCGTTCCGCAGTGATCGCCGGCTTCGGCATCACCATCGCCTGGACGGTCTGCACCTATTTCTTCCTCGTGACGATGCCGACCTATGCCGTGCGCCAGCTCGGCGTGCCGCAAAGCGCAAGCTTCCTCGCCAACAGCGTCGGCCTTGTTCTGATCGTCATTCTGGCGCCCGTGTTCGGCGCCTGGTCGGACAAGATCGGGCGGCGTCCGATCATGCTCGCCTCGGCATGCGGGATCCTGCTCCTCTGCTGGCCGCTGCTGTTCTGGCTGACCCAGCAGCCCAACGTCGTGAATCTCGTCCTCGCGCAGGTCATCTTCGCCGTGCTGATCGCCGGCTTCAGCGGGCCCGCTCCGGCCGCGATGGCGGAACTTTATCCGCCAGCGATGCGCTCGACAGGCTTGTCCATAGCCTACAACCTGGCGGTCACGATCTTCGGCGGGTTCGCGCCCTTCATCACGACCTGGCTCATCGTTCAGACTGGAAGCCCCCTTGCACCGGCATGGTATGTCATGCTTGCCGCGTCGATCAGCCTGACGACGCTAATCGCGAGCAGCAGTCTGATCAGAGGGCCGAGCGAACGATGA
- a CDS encoding S8 family serine peptidase produces MSDDLTELIGPYERWAHGIGADYAFAGATIGDSPFMAATAEWPAGTQPHVISEALGNEGFPEGNPAVLLPTLWSAAFEGAGRIFCPVVLRLGELAGTTGVDRQRDLAAASSRLRSGEAERRGKQETGVRFNSRIPRSAVHPGFLPGNIAGRYARCPTAAIPPAAIMAVIDDGIAFAHGNLRDAAGATRVEFCWQQGADREVIAEPTVLFGREYLSNDIDKLIQAYGHDEDLLYRHASADRGAYAGATIDRSATHGAHVLDAAAGHRHGSQSNPDHPVPPAGNLDALRMIVVQLPAPATIETASFGKDAFILSAFHYIFDRADRMAERYLGNGRALPLIINFSYGFNAGPHHGGERLERALRSLIRRREARGGATHLIMPAGNDFLSSLHGTITPDLLTGDDCGFDIPWRLQPNDRTSNYIEIWLPEKATPDHVSVRITDPLGHPLHDGPLNGAGSGIRHVDIMPPRAPCRHPIGQLSVERYRIGDDKVLWRFVVALAPTQPDNPTLPSTPSGIWTVRLGHLNDVARHGPITCRVQRDINPYGYALGARQSYFDDPGDEAYDAEGHRPLGDNPAGVFVRRFGTLNGLATHDAVTVVGGFVSNSQSPALYSAAGPHPTPRSGSGRVHLSAPSDASSALEGVLAAGTRSGALARMSGTSMAAPRVARAAAIAYLTGTRTAQSGGSCDAGRELVRLLEGHLRPAPQDPISRARLGEALLASDG; encoded by the coding sequence ATGTCCGACGACCTCACCGAACTGATCGGCCCCTATGAGCGCTGGGCGCACGGAATCGGCGCCGATTATGCGTTTGCCGGGGCCACCATTGGGGACAGCCCGTTCATGGCCGCCACTGCGGAATGGCCCGCGGGAACGCAGCCGCATGTGATCTCCGAGGCGCTGGGAAACGAGGGCTTCCCGGAGGGGAATCCGGCAGTCCTCCTGCCCACGCTTTGGTCAGCTGCCTTCGAAGGCGCTGGGCGGATATTCTGTCCAGTCGTGCTCCGCCTTGGGGAGTTGGCCGGAACCACCGGCGTGGATCGCCAGCGCGATCTCGCGGCTGCCTCCTCGCGGCTGAGAAGCGGCGAAGCGGAGCGGCGCGGGAAGCAGGAAACAGGTGTCCGCTTCAATTCCAGGATTCCGCGCTCGGCCGTCCATCCTGGATTTCTTCCGGGCAATATCGCCGGCCGCTACGCGCGTTGTCCGACCGCGGCCATTCCGCCGGCAGCCATCATGGCTGTGATCGATGACGGCATCGCCTTCGCCCACGGGAACCTGAGGGATGCCGCCGGTGCAACGAGAGTGGAATTCTGCTGGCAACAAGGAGCTGACCGGGAGGTCATCGCGGAGCCGACGGTCCTGTTCGGGCGAGAATATCTGAGCAATGATATCGACAAGCTCATCCAGGCTTATGGGCACGACGAAGATCTACTTTATCGTCACGCTTCAGCCGATCGTGGGGCCTATGCCGGCGCGACAATAGATCGTTCGGCCACGCATGGTGCCCATGTGCTGGATGCCGCTGCAGGTCACCGCCATGGCAGCCAGTCGAACCCAGACCATCCTGTTCCACCAGCGGGCAACCTCGACGCATTGCGAATGATCGTGGTCCAATTGCCGGCTCCGGCTACGATCGAAACAGCCAGTTTCGGCAAGGATGCGTTCATCCTCAGCGCGTTCCATTACATTTTCGACCGTGCGGATCGGATGGCCGAGCGCTATCTCGGAAACGGGCGCGCGCTGCCCCTCATCATCAACTTCAGCTATGGTTTCAATGCAGGCCCCCATCATGGCGGCGAGCGGCTGGAGCGGGCATTGCGGTCCCTGATCCGCCGGCGCGAGGCGCGAGGCGGTGCGACACACCTGATCATGCCGGCGGGCAATGATTTTCTCAGTAGCCTGCACGGGACGATCACGCCGGACCTGCTTACCGGTGACGATTGCGGCTTCGACATCCCCTGGCGCCTGCAGCCGAACGATCGGACGTCGAACTACATCGAGATCTGGTTGCCGGAAAAGGCAACCCCCGACCACGTCTCCGTCAGGATCACCGACCCGCTCGGCCACCCGCTGCATGACGGTCCGTTGAACGGCGCTGGCTCGGGCATTCGGCACGTGGATATCATGCCGCCACGCGCACCCTGCCGGCATCCGATCGGTCAACTGAGTGTCGAACGCTACCGGATCGGGGACGACAAGGTCTTGTGGCGTTTCGTCGTGGCGCTAGCACCGACGCAGCCTGACAATCCGACTTTGCCGTCCACGCCGTCAGGCATCTGGACGGTGAGGCTCGGGCATCTGAACGACGTCGCACGCCACGGCCCGATCACTTGTCGCGTCCAGCGAGACATCAACCCTTACGGTTACGCTCTCGGCGCGCGGCAGAGCTATTTCGACGATCCGGGCGATGAAGCCTACGATGCCGAGGGACACCGGCCGCTCGGGGATAATCCCGCCGGCGTTTTTGTCCGGCGGTTCGGGACCCTCAACGGCCTTGCGACCCATGATGCTGTAACGGTGGTGGGGGGCTTTGTGTCGAACAGTCAGAGCCCTGCCTTGTACAGTGCGGCCGGCCCCCATCCGACACCCCGGTCAGGTTCAGGCCGGGTACATCTGTCGGCTCCTTCCGACGCATCCTCAGCTCTCGAAGGCGTGCTTGCGGCCGGAACCCGCAGCGGTGCCCTGGCCCGAATGTCGGGGACGAGCATGGCCGCGCCACGGGTCGCCCGCGCGGCCGCGATCGCATACCTGACAGGAACAAGGACCGCCCAGAGCGGCGGCTCTTGTGATGCGGGGCGTGAGCTCGTGCGGCTGCTCGAAGGGCATTTGCGACCCGCACCGCAGGACCCGATCAGTCGAGCCAGGCTTGGGGAGGCCCTGCTCGCAAGCGATGGATAA
- the argE gene encoding acetylornithine deacetylase, which translates to MSATVALLDELVGFDTTSSRSNLALVERVADRLDGAGARIRLSHDDERGKANILASFGPRAPGGIVLSGHTDVVPVDGQNWSSDPFRLTERDGKLYGRGAADMKGFVAACLAAADGFTSADLARPIHIALSYDEEIGCLGVPRLIDDLLAHEEKPDLAIVGEPTGMRLGDRHRGFLGFRTRFEGKAAHSSDPSAGASAIYPAADFIGFLKSIGHRAGAGIDRTTVNIGRIEGGSAINIVPSACEVLWEFRPVTAQDAEETELLIAAYLARAMPQEVRQSTQRRVHVPPLSPASNEQALVVAAGIGGIGPPLAMPFGTEAGFFQAAGISTAVCGPGSIAQAHQPDEWIERSQLDAADAFLARLTEWASRRQF; encoded by the coding sequence ATGAGCGCAACTGTCGCCCTTCTCGATGAGCTGGTCGGTTTCGACACGACGTCGAGCCGGTCGAACCTGGCACTCGTGGAGCGGGTCGCCGATCGACTCGACGGCGCCGGCGCTCGCATCCGCCTGAGCCATGACGACGAGCGGGGCAAGGCCAATATCCTCGCCAGCTTCGGCCCACGGGCGCCCGGCGGTATCGTGCTGTCGGGCCATACCGATGTCGTTCCGGTCGACGGCCAGAACTGGTCGTCCGACCCATTCCGTCTGACCGAGCGCGACGGAAAGCTCTACGGCCGGGGCGCGGCCGACATGAAGGGCTTCGTCGCCGCCTGTCTGGCCGCAGCAGACGGCTTTACAAGCGCAGATCTGGCCCGGCCGATCCACATCGCCCTGTCCTACGATGAGGAAATCGGCTGCCTTGGCGTGCCGCGCCTGATCGACGATCTGCTGGCGCATGAGGAGAAGCCGGACCTCGCAATCGTTGGGGAGCCGACCGGGATGCGCCTCGGCGATCGCCATCGTGGCTTTCTCGGCTTCCGCACCCGCTTCGAAGGCAAGGCAGCGCATTCGAGCGATCCGAGCGCCGGCGCGAGTGCGATCTACCCCGCGGCCGATTTCATCGGCTTCCTGAAGTCCATCGGACACCGCGCCGGAGCGGGGATCGACCGGACGACCGTCAATATCGGACGGATCGAGGGTGGCTCAGCGATCAACATCGTGCCGTCCGCCTGTGAGGTGCTCTGGGAGTTTCGGCCGGTGACGGCGCAGGACGCCGAAGAGACAGAGCTGCTGATCGCCGCCTATCTCGCTCGTGCCATGCCGCAGGAAGTTCGCCAATCGACACAGCGGCGTGTCCACGTTCCGCCGCTGTCGCCTGCCAGCAACGAGCAAGCGTTGGTCGTGGCTGCCGGCATCGGCGGCATCGGCCCCCCTCTTGCTATGCCGTTCGGCACCGAGGCCGGCTTTTTCCAGGCGGCCGGCATCTCCACGGCGGTGTGCGGGCCGGGATCGATCGCGCAGGCGCATCAGCCCGACGAATGGATCGAGCGCTCGCAGCTGGATGCTGCCGACGCGTTCCTCGCCCGCCTCACGGAGTGGGCAAGCCGCCGACAATTCTGA